The following are encoded in a window of Calonectris borealis chromosome 17, bCalBor7.hap1.2, whole genome shotgun sequence genomic DNA:
- the DYNLRB1 gene encoding dynein light chain roadblock-type 1 isoform X2: MLKEATFKQRMDSRWKGESTRCYYCAEVEETLKRIQSQKGVQGIIVVNSEGIPIKSTMDNSTTIQYAGLMHSFIMKARSTVRDIDPQNDLTFLRIRSKKNEIMVAPDKDYFLIVIQNPTE, encoded by the exons ATGCTGAAAGAAGCAACATTCAAGCAGAGGATGGATTCCAGATGGAAGGGGGAAAGTACCAGATGCTATTATTGT GCTGAGGTGGAGGAAACACTGAAGCGAATTCAGAGCCAAAAAGGAGTGCAAGGAATCATTGTTGTTAATTCTGAAG GTATTCCTATCAAAAGTACTATGGACAACTCCACAACGATTCAGTATGCGGGCCTCATGCACagcttcatcatgaaggcaaggAGCACTGTGCGAGACATTGATCCCCAGAATGACCTCACATTCCTGCGGATCCGctccaagaaaaatgaaatcatgGTTGCACCAG ataaaGACTACTTCCTGATTGTCATCCAGAATCCAACTGAATGA
- the DYNLRB1 gene encoding dynein light chain roadblock-type 1 isoform X1, whose amino-acid sequence MLKEATFKQRMDSRWKGESTRCYYCAEVEETLKRIQSQKGVQGIIVVNSEGIPIKSTMDNSTTIQYAGLMHSFIMKARSTVRDIDPQNDLTFLRIRSKKNEIMVAPGKNKDYFLIVIQNPTE is encoded by the exons ATGCTGAAAGAAGCAACATTCAAGCAGAGGATGGATTCCAGATGGAAGGGGGAAAGTACCAGATGCTATTATTGT GCTGAGGTGGAGGAAACACTGAAGCGAATTCAGAGCCAAAAAGGAGTGCAAGGAATCATTGTTGTTAATTCTGAAG GTATTCCTATCAAAAGTACTATGGACAACTCCACAACGATTCAGTATGCGGGCCTCATGCACagcttcatcatgaaggcaaggAGCACTGTGCGAGACATTGATCCCCAGAATGACCTCACATTCCTGCGGATCCGctccaagaaaaatgaaatcatgGTTGCACCAGGTAAAA ataaaGACTACTTCCTGATTGTCATCCAGAATCCAACTGAATGA
- the DYNLRB1 gene encoding dynein light chain roadblock-type 1 isoform X3: MAEVEETLKRIQSQKGVQGIIVVNSEGIPIKSTMDNSTTIQYAGLMHSFIMKARSTVRDIDPQNDLTFLRIRSKKNEIMVAPGKNKDYFLIVIQNPTE, encoded by the exons ATG GCTGAGGTGGAGGAAACACTGAAGCGAATTCAGAGCCAAAAAGGAGTGCAAGGAATCATTGTTGTTAATTCTGAAG GTATTCCTATCAAAAGTACTATGGACAACTCCACAACGATTCAGTATGCGGGCCTCATGCACagcttcatcatgaaggcaaggAGCACTGTGCGAGACATTGATCCCCAGAATGACCTCACATTCCTGCGGATCCGctccaagaaaaatgaaatcatgGTTGCACCAGGTAAAA ataaaGACTACTTCCTGATTGTCATCCAGAATCCAACTGAATGA
- the DYNLRB1 gene encoding dynein light chain roadblock-type 1 isoform X4, whose amino-acid sequence MAEVEETLKRIQSQKGVQGIIVVNSEGIPIKSTMDNSTTIQYAGLMHSFIMKARSTVRDIDPQNDLTFLRIRSKKNEIMVAPDKDYFLIVIQNPTE is encoded by the exons ATG GCTGAGGTGGAGGAAACACTGAAGCGAATTCAGAGCCAAAAAGGAGTGCAAGGAATCATTGTTGTTAATTCTGAAG GTATTCCTATCAAAAGTACTATGGACAACTCCACAACGATTCAGTATGCGGGCCTCATGCACagcttcatcatgaaggcaaggAGCACTGTGCGAGACATTGATCCCCAGAATGACCTCACATTCCTGCGGATCCGctccaagaaaaatgaaatcatgGTTGCACCAG ataaaGACTACTTCCTGATTGTCATCCAGAATCCAACTGAATGA